In one Brevibacterium sp. CBA3109 genomic region, the following are encoded:
- the nusG gene encoding transcription termination/antitermination protein NusG produces MSDTSSPEQETPETQSATPEESSVAPVVEDVENETSAVSADDAPAEDAPADEASTADAVSDETVAADAASDDENAAADSDEVASDDGAVADSDEATADSDETDEEQAEDEVDPAEEFKSELRMQEGDWYVIHSYAGYENRVKQNLENRSISLNLEEFIFESQVPMEDVVEIKNGQRKQVRRVRIPGYVLVRMELTDESWGAVRHTPGVTGFVGNAYDPTPLSIDEVFTMLAPIFEERQAEAAAAEGVQAEQAAKSAPITEVEYEVGESVLVKEGSFEGHPATIQEIRPESQKLTVLLSIFERDVPVELSFDQVSKL; encoded by the coding sequence GTGTCGGATACCAGTTCACCTGAGCAGGAAACCCCTGAGACACAGAGCGCCACTCCAGAGGAGTCGAGCGTTGCACCAGTGGTGGAAGACGTGGAGAACGAAACCTCCGCTGTGAGCGCCGATGACGCCCCGGCCGAAGATGCTCCCGCTGACGAGGCATCCACCGCGGACGCAGTCTCTGACGAGACCGTCGCCGCCGACGCTGCCTCTGACGACGAGAATGCCGCAGCTGACTCCGATGAGGTCGCTTCAGACGACGGCGCGGTAGCCGATTCCGATGAAGCGACGGCCGATTCCGATGAAACGGATGAGGAGCAGGCAGAGGACGAGGTCGACCCGGCAGAAGAGTTCAAGTCGGAACTGCGTATGCAGGAGGGTGACTGGTACGTCATCCATTCCTACGCAGGCTACGAGAACCGCGTCAAGCAGAACCTTGAGAACCGTTCCATCAGCCTCAATCTCGAGGAGTTCATCTTCGAGTCCCAGGTGCCGATGGAAGACGTCGTTGAGATCAAGAACGGCCAGCGCAAGCAGGTTCGTCGCGTGCGCATTCCGGGCTACGTGCTCGTGCGCATGGAACTCACCGATGAGTCCTGGGGCGCGGTCCGCCACACCCCAGGCGTGACCGGATTCGTGGGCAATGCATACGACCCGACTCCTCTGTCCATCGACGAGGTCTTCACGATGCTCGCTCCGATCTTCGAAGAGCGCCAGGCCGAAGCGGCCGCCGCCGAAGGTGTGCAGGCTGAGCAGGCAGCGAAATCTGCACCTATCACCGAGGTGGAATACGAGGTCGGCGAGTCCGTGCTCGTCAAGGAGGGCTCCTTCGAAGGCCACCCCGCAACGATCCAGGAGATCCGTCCGGAATCTCAGAAGCTCACCGTGCTTCTGTCGATCTTCGAGCGTGACGTTCCTGTCGAGCTCAGCTTCGACCAGGTCTCCAAACTCTGA